The following nucleotide sequence is from Phycisphaera sp..
GGCCGACACAGTGGGCGCGAGCATCATAGTCGGGCCGCTGATCAACCCGATCCTGTACTGGAACCTGTGAGCGACTTTTGCAAGCAGCTTAAGCACGTGCACGACAATACCGATCGCTACGCGATCGATCCAGGGTAAGCGCCGAGCATGGGAGCCGCGCGGGGCTGAGTCCGCCTCAGCACCCCGCGTCGAACGCATTCTGAAAGGCGAGGAAGTCGAATAGGGTGAGGCTGTCGTCATGGCCTAACACCCGTGCGCTCGTACCTGTTTCCTGATCCATCCGTAGGGTGAGGTTTCGCGCAAGAATCCGGCCTTTGTTTGCAGGCCAGGATCATGAAGAGGTCGAGATTTACCGAGGAGCAGATTGCGTTCGCGTTGCGGCAAGCCGAGGGCGGTGCCGCCGTCCGGGACGTCTGCCGGAAGATGGGCGTCAGCGAGCAGACCTTCTACCGCTGGAAGAAGAAGTTCGCCGGTATGGGCGTGGCCGAGGTGCGTCGGCTGAAGGCGCTCGAGGAAGAGAATCGGAAGCTGAAACAGCTCGTCGCGGATCTCAGTCTCGACAAGCACATTCTTCAGGACGCCCTCAAGGGAAAGCTCTGAGGCCTGGTCGTCGCCGGGAGATGGTGAAGAGGACGCAGTCGGCGTACGGCCTGAGCGAACGTCGTGCGTGCGAGGTGATACGCCATCCCCGGGCCACACAACGCTACGAGAGCGTGAAGGACGATCAGGCCGTGCTGAGATCACGAATCAAGGAGATCGTGGGTGTACGCGTGACGTGGGGCTACCAGCGGATCTGGATTAAGCTGCGCCGGGAGGGCTGGACGGTGAATCGCAAGCGTGTATACCGGTTGTACCGAGAAGAAGGGCTCTGTGTCGGCCGGCACAAGCCGCGTCGACATCGCAGCAGCGTGACGCGACCGGAGTTGACCAGGGCGACTCACACCAACGAGAGCTGGAGCATGGACTTCATGTCGGACCAGCTCTTCGATGGCCGCCGATTCCGGCTGCTGACGATCGTGGATGACTTCACACGCGAGAGCCTGGCGATCGAGGTGGCCAGCGGCTTGCGCGGCGACGACGTGGCGAGGGTGCTCGATCGGATCAAAGCCGAGCGCGGCTCGCTGCCACAGAAGATCCGCGTGGACAACGGCAGCGAGTTTACGAGCAAGCGTCTCGACCAGTGGGCGTACCTGAACGGGGTCCGCTTGGACTTCAGCCGGCCCGGGAAGCCCACGGATAACGGGCTGATTGAGGCGTTCAACGGGCGGATCCGTGCCGAATGCCTCAACGAGAACTGGTTTCTTTCGCTCGACGATGCCAGGGAGAAGATCGAAGGCTGGAAGCTGCATTACAATCAAGACAGACCACACAGCGCCTTGGGAAGCCTGGCCCCCGAGGAATTCGCTGCATCATCCGGCCGGGTCCGCCCGGCCGGATGATGCAGATCCCTAAACCCAGCACTGGTACAGGAACGGGGACAAGCGCACCCCGCCGCTTTGTCGCATACCAGGTGGACTAGGCTCTGGGGCCAGGTCAGCGTGATACCATCCACAGGCAGTTGATTTCAAAGAGCGCTTCCTGATCGAGGTGGTTCCAATTTGATGCCTGTCTTGTTGCGACCTAGTACCATGCCTCACCCCTGACGCAAAATCCAGTCTGCTACATCACCTCGCAGTAGAAAACCATTATGTACCTGTCTCGACTAGAGATTGAGAACTTCCGTATCTTCGGCTCCCGTGATGAGGACCGCCACCTTGAGCTCACTCTACACCCCGGCCTGAGCCTTCTCGTCGGAGAGAATGACTCTGGAAAGACGTCCGTTGTTGACGCTCTACGATTGCTCCTGGGTACACTGCCCGAAGAGTACTACCCTATCACCACAGATGATTTTCACTGCCGAGACGGCAATCGGCGGACATCCCTAGCAATCTCGGCTGAGTTCGCCGGTCTCTCCGAGACCGAAGCCGCGGCCTTTCTTGAGTACCTTGAGGTTGCTGAGGATGAGAAGGAGTCGCCCTACCGGTTGCGCGTCACGCTTTCGGCGACAATCGAAGAGGCGAACGCAACCTCTTCCAGGCGCAATCCCGTCAAGTGGGATCGCCGAGCCGGACCGGGAGATGACCCGCCTCGATTTGACGGCCCTTCACGCAATCTACTTCGGGCAACGTACTTGAAGCCGCTTCGCGACGCGGTGAGCGAATTGACTGCCAAAAAGGGATCTCGGCTCTCGCAGATTCTGCAGTCCTACCCGCAACTCCGGGGGCAGGAAGTCAGCGATTGGGACCCCGACAAACCGGAGTCAAGCCCGACTACTCTTATCGGCATCCTCCGCAAAGCCGAGCACGAGATTCGCAGCAGCGCCGCCATCGTCACCGCAGAGTCGAGTTTAAACAGCGACTACCTTGAACGCTTCAGCATTGGTCCTTCCCCTCTCAAAGGTCGGATCGGAATGCCGTCGCAGGAATTGCGACAACTCCTGGAGCGCATGGAGCTGACTCTTGCGGATCACGACCCCGGAGCGAGTCGAGGCCTTGGTCATCACAACGTTCTGTTTATGGCTGCAGAGCTGCTTGCTCTTGAACGCGATGACGAGCCTTGCTTGCCGTTGATTCTGATCGAGGAGCCCGAAGCGCACCTCCACCCCCAGCTCCAGGTTCGACTCCTTGAATTCTTCCGAAGTGAAACCGGCGCGGACACAAATGGCGGCCTGCAGATTCTCCTGACAAGCCATAGTCCCAACATCGCATGCAAGGTGCCGCTTCCAGACATCACTCTGATGCATGCCGGGAGGGCTTTCTCGCTTGCGCCGATCCATACCAAGCTCGATCCCTCCGACTATGAATTCCTGGAGCGTTTTCTCGACGTCACGCGCTCAGAACTGCTCTTTGCACGCGGCTTGCTGGTCGTCGAAGGGGACGCAGAGGCTATCGCGATCCCAATCATCTCCGACCTGATCGGTTGCTCTCTGTCCGAGCGTGGAGTCTCTATCATTAACGTTGGCTCCGTCGGCTTGTTCCGCTACTCACGCATTCTGCAGCGAACGGACGGACCGGACATTCCAGTGCGCGTGGCCTGTATCGCCGATCGGGATGTGCCTCCAGATGAAGCGAAAGAACATCTTACCCCAGAGCGGCTTACTGCTGGCGATCTCTCCGACGAACAAGTGCAAGCAAGGGTCACGGCCCTCACGTCCGATGATGGTGGCCCGATTCAGACATTCGTGTCCGACGCGTGGACATTCGAGTATGATCTGGCCCTTCATGGCCTCTCAAGAGAGATGCACGCCGCTGTCATGTTGGCGGTCAAGTCAAAGAGTCGTCGTCGCGCACTGACTCCTCCCGAGTACCGGCAAATACTGCGCGCGGCGTTTAGAGAGCACGCGGCTTGGGTTGCAGCCGGAGACACCGGAGAAGTGATCGCCGTCAGAGTCTATGCACCATTGCTGAACTCTCGGGCCTCCAAGGCCGAGGCCGCCCAGCAACTGGCCCGACTCCTTCGGAGGCTTGCCAGGAGACGGCTCCTTGACTTAGAGCCGAGACTTCCGCCGTATCTGGTGGCAGCTATCCGATACGCGTCGCGGAATGACGAGGTCGCAAACACGGCACCCGGATGATACGACTGCCTGCTTTTTCCAATGATGAGATTGACCGTGTTGTCGAGGCGCTTGGTCTCCAGTGTGATGAAGAGCGAAGAGCAATCCTCGCCCATCGCGACACCGCGGACATCCGTGCTTGCGCGGGGAGTGGAAAGACGACCCTTCTGGTCACCAAATTGGCACTCTTGACAGATGCGTGGGCAGATCGGTATCGCGGCATTGCGATTCTGTCACATACCAATGTCGCGCACCGCGAGATTCGCAAACGCTTCTCTCACGTGCCGGGGCTCAGGGCTCTCGAAGGGTATCCGCACTTTCTAGGCACTATCCAAGCCTTCGTAGACGTGTATCTCGGAATCCCGGGCGTCATCGCTAATTTCGGTATTCGGCCCGTCGTCATCGACGACGAGAGGTTCGGCACTGCCGCCATGCGAGCAATTGGCCATCAGAGCTACGCCACCGCGACGGGCTGGTTGAAGAGGCAACACAATGGCGAGGCGCTGGTCCGTGGGCTGCACTTCGCACTCGACGAATCAGACCAAGTGGTTCTGGCATCAGCCGGAGGATCGCTTCCGTCGATTGCGAGCGCAACCGGTAAAGCCCTTGTCCAACTCAAGGCTCAGTTGCTGAAGCAGGGCCTCTTCCGGTTTGATGATATGAACGCAATGGGTCTCTGGTACGCCCGCCACCGCAAGCGTGCTGCGGACGCGGTCGCGAGGCGGTTTCCCGTCGTCTTCATTGATGAAACGCAGGACACTGATCCTGAACAGGCTTCCCTGCTCGACCTGATCTTCCACAGACGTTCGGTTGTCCAGCGATTCGGCGATGATCGCCAAGCGATCTATCGCGGAGTCTCGCAGAGTGAACCCGGCGCCGGTTTTCCGCGGGCGGGCCACTTGTCCATGACATCGTCTAGGAGAGCCAGTCCCTCGATTGCGAAGCTCTCTGAGAATGTGTGCAACGGGACCGTTGAGGCAATGCAAGGGAATGCGAGCAATCCAGATCGCTGTCACACTGTGTTCGTCTTCTCGTTGGATAGAGTCACCGAAGTCATACCTGCATTTGCACGACACGCTGCCGCGGAGATTGGCCATGAGCTCAACGCCAATGAGATCAAGGCCATCGGCTTTCGAAGAGACGGCGCCTCAGTCGAAAACAAGATTCCGGGGATACTGGCAGACTACTGTGGGCCTCATGTGACCATTGGACAGGGCTCATCGAGGTCGCTATCAATGCTGTCTGAGTACGATCACGCGGCACGGTCGGAGGTGATTGCCGAGCGCGGCACTGGTGCCGGCAGCAACCAATTGCTCAACGCCGCCTGTCATATTCTCGAATTGCAGGGCGTGCGACTGGACGGACAGGTCTATACCCCGCGCCGGCTTCTTCGCAGGCTGCGAGAGCTCGATCATGCGCACAGTCCGAAGCTCTCGAGGGTGTTGGCTCACCGGCTGGGCCGCGATCTGGAGGCGGGAGACGGCGGACTGGGTGCCTTTTCCACCGACTTGCTGGAGAGCCTGAAGCCGTTGTGCGATGACGACTGGAATGCTCAAGTCATCGCGTTTTGTGCTGTGCCAGAAGACACGGTCATATCTGACGGTGGACTAGCACCGCCGGCGCGCCCTGCTAGTGATGGCGTAGAGGTGGCCACGGACATTGGAACCATGGAGGTTGGCATTGGGACTATTCACAGCGTGAAGGGTGAAACGCTCGAAGCTGTGTTGGTGCTGACTACGTACTTTCACGACCATGATCTCAAACAGCTGATTGCAGCGGGTTTTCTGAGCGGGCTGCGGCCAACCGCCGCGAAGGCTAGGCAAAAGCGCCTTCAGGAGAATGTCAAGCGGATACACGTTGCGATGACAAGGGCTCGGCAGCTTGTTTGCCTTGCCATACGAGATGATCATTTGTCCGCAGATCAACGCGCTGCCATGGAACGGATGGGTTGGACGTTTAAGTCCGTGGATTGACTCCGCGACGACATAGCAGATTCATATGATTGCACTCGATCTGCGGGAAGCGTATGCACGACCTTATTGCAGTACGTTCTGGTGTTCAGAGTGCCACAGCGAGCACGGAGGCCCAGGTGTTCTCTTGCTTCGTCCTTGGTCCTGTCCCGCATCGGAGCCCGGAACGGCAGCTCTCCTCTCATGCACGGCAGCCACAGGTGCTCGAGCGTGATGAGGTTTGGCTAGCGGCGGGAACATCAAGCCCAAGACCTCAAAGAGACTATGATGAAAACCGGGGGCAGGTCACGAGTGGTCTAGACTACGAGTCGGATCGGCGCGAACCTGTCGTGCGGAATCATGGGAATTGTCATGGCAGCAACTGTTCTCAACCCAGCGGTTCGAATCGCGATAAGCGCTCCATTGATCGCCGCCGCCTTTTCAATCGGTGTGTTCGTCGCCCGAAACGCCGGGTGGATTGAAACGCCGAGCTTTGCTGACGACGGCAATACCTTCATGGCGTGGAAGACTGGTGTCATCGGAGACGCCCAGACGATCTGGCGGATCGCTGTCCATGGGCTTATTCCAGCCGTGCTTATTGATTGGCTGTGGTGGCGAAAGAAGGAAGATTGGAAAGCATTCCTCTCTCTGCTCGCGTTGGTGCTCGCCGGAGCCATGATTATTATCGTG
It contains:
- a CDS encoding AAA family ATPase; the encoded protein is MYLSRLEIENFRIFGSRDEDRHLELTLHPGLSLLVGENDSGKTSVVDALRLLLGTLPEEYYPITTDDFHCRDGNRRTSLAISAEFAGLSETEAAAFLEYLEVAEDEKESPYRLRVTLSATIEEANATSSRRNPVKWDRRAGPGDDPPRFDGPSRNLLRATYLKPLRDAVSELTAKKGSRLSQILQSYPQLRGQEVSDWDPDKPESSPTTLIGILRKAEHEIRSSAAIVTAESSLNSDYLERFSIGPSPLKGRIGMPSQELRQLLERMELTLADHDPGASRGLGHHNVLFMAAELLALERDDEPCLPLILIEEPEAHLHPQLQVRLLEFFRSETGADTNGGLQILLTSHSPNIACKVPLPDITLMHAGRAFSLAPIHTKLDPSDYEFLERFLDVTRSELLFARGLLVVEGDAEAIAIPIISDLIGCSLSERGVSIINVGSVGLFRYSRILQRTDGPDIPVRVACIADRDVPPDEAKEHLTPERLTAGDLSDEQVQARVTALTSDDGGPIQTFVSDAWTFEYDLALHGLSREMHAAVMLAVKSKSRRRALTPPEYRQILRAAFREHAAWVAAGDTGEVIAVRVYAPLLNSRASKAEAAQQLARLLRRLARRRLLDLEPRLPPYLVAAIRYASRNDEVANTAPG
- a CDS encoding UvrD-helicase domain-containing protein, which produces MIRLPAFSNDEIDRVVEALGLQCDEERRAILAHRDTADIRACAGSGKTTLLVTKLALLTDAWADRYRGIAILSHTNVAHREIRKRFSHVPGLRALEGYPHFLGTIQAFVDVYLGIPGVIANFGIRPVVIDDERFGTAAMRAIGHQSYATATGWLKRQHNGEALVRGLHFALDESDQVVLASAGGSLPSIASATGKALVQLKAQLLKQGLFRFDDMNAMGLWYARHRKRAADAVARRFPVVFIDETQDTDPEQASLLDLIFHRRSVVQRFGDDRQAIYRGVSQSEPGAGFPRAGHLSMTSSRRASPSIAKLSENVCNGTVEAMQGNASNPDRCHTVFVFSLDRVTEVIPAFARHAAAEIGHELNANEIKAIGFRRDGASVENKIPGILADYCGPHVTIGQGSSRSLSMLSEYDHAARSEVIAERGTGAGSNQLLNAACHILELQGVRLDGQVYTPRRLLRRLRELDHAHSPKLSRVLAHRLGRDLEAGDGGLGAFSTDLLESLKPLCDDDWNAQVIAFCAVPEDTVISDGGLAPPARPASDGVEVATDIGTMEVGIGTIHSVKGETLEAVLVLTTYFHDHDLKQLIAAGFLSGLRPTAAKARQKRLQENVKRIHVAMTRARQLVCLAIRDDHLSADQRAAMERMGWTFKSVD
- a CDS encoding IS3 family transposase, encoding MEEEVRRYGRGRGASAEGARGRESEAETARRGSQSRQAHSSGRPQGKALRPGRRREMVKRTQSAYGLSERRACEVIRHPRATQRYESVKDDQAVLRSRIKEIVGVRVTWGYQRIWIKLRREGWTVNRKRVYRLYREEGLCVGRHKPRRHRSSVTRPELTRATHTNESWSMDFMSDQLFDGRRFRLLTIVDDFTRESLAIEVASGLRGDDVARVLDRIKAERGSLPQKIRVDNGSEFTSKRLDQWAYLNGVRLDFSRPGKPTDNGLIEAFNGRIRAECLNENWFLSLDDAREKIEGWKLHYNQDRPHSALGSLAPEEFAASSGRVRPAG